From the Oleiharenicola lentus genome, one window contains:
- a CDS encoding inositol monophosphatase family protein — translation MANPEPDQRIEVAKRAVMAESELMHREFGRARAEIKYDGTKVTPVDVAISQHLQDAIAKAFPEDQFFSEELTPTETPTPVTSRFCWVCDPIDGTNNYANGIAHCAISLALLEHGEPVYGVIYDLARRKLIHGGPGRGVWDGDQQVKARPDSPSGHSLIGFHSPVDKVYAGEGKRLIENFKIRGLGSSTLHLAYVAIGLLDGVVEHNNRLWDIAAACALVEESGAKIHYLTASPYPMKEFTLKAPRVQYVTGNAATVVKLREILGR, via the coding sequence GTGGCTAACCCAGAACCAGACCAACGTATCGAAGTCGCGAAGCGGGCCGTCATGGCCGAGTCGGAACTCATGCACCGGGAATTCGGCCGGGCCCGCGCCGAGATCAAATACGACGGCACCAAGGTGACGCCAGTGGACGTCGCCATCTCGCAGCACCTGCAGGATGCCATCGCCAAAGCCTTTCCCGAGGACCAGTTTTTCAGCGAGGAACTTACGCCGACCGAAACGCCCACGCCCGTCACCTCGCGATTCTGCTGGGTCTGCGACCCGATTGACGGCACCAACAACTACGCCAACGGCATCGCCCACTGCGCCATCTCGCTCGCGTTGCTCGAACACGGCGAACCGGTCTATGGCGTGATCTACGACCTCGCCCGCCGGAAGCTCATCCACGGCGGCCCCGGGAGGGGCGTGTGGGACGGCGACCAGCAAGTGAAGGCCCGGCCCGATTCCCCGAGCGGCCACAGCCTGATCGGGTTTCATTCGCCAGTGGACAAGGTTTACGCTGGCGAGGGCAAGCGCCTGATCGAGAACTTCAAGATCCGCGGACTCGGCAGCAGCACGCTGCACCTCGCCTACGTGGCCATCGGCCTGCTCGACGGGGTGGTGGAGCACAACAACCGCCTCTGGGACATCGCCGCCGCCTGCGCTCTGGTTGAGGAGTCCGGCGCGAAGATCCACTACCTGACCGCTTCACCCTATCCGATGAAGGAGTTCACGCTGAAAGCCCCGCGCGTCCAATACGTCACTGGCAACGCCGCGACCGTGGTGAAGCTGCGGGAGATTTTGGGGCGGTGA
- a CDS encoding ParB/RepB/Spo0J family partition protein, whose translation MAKPSPSRLGRGLGALITSSAAAPKPAAPAPAPAATPAPVPAPVVVEGLPGYREIPVHHVEPNPYQPRKEFSDEALAELVESIRAEGLLQPIVVRSAGDKFQLIAGERRWRAFQKLGVKSIPARVMNSSDASAATLAMIENLQRADLNPIEEAHGYASLIRDFDLTQDAAAQRVGKGRATVANSLRLLGLEAELQGYVGKGMLSVGHAKVLLGVEGSAERAVLARRTLEQGLSVRALEELLRSHAGGKTGKKRRMPGATATALADIEKKLTSHLGARSSLKHSDKNGRIIIEYAGNDDLARVLGKMGLNL comes from the coding sequence ATGGCCAAGCCATCTCCTTCCCGTCTCGGCCGCGGTCTCGGCGCGCTGATCACCAGCTCCGCCGCCGCCCCCAAGCCCGCCGCTCCGGCACCCGCTCCGGCTGCCACGCCCGCTCCCGTCCCGGCCCCGGTGGTGGTCGAGGGGCTGCCCGGCTATCGGGAAATTCCGGTTCACCACGTCGAGCCCAACCCGTATCAGCCGCGCAAGGAGTTCTCCGACGAGGCGCTGGCCGAACTCGTGGAAAGCATCCGCGCCGAGGGCCTGCTGCAGCCGATTGTGGTGCGGTCCGCGGGCGACAAGTTCCAGCTCATCGCGGGTGAGCGCCGCTGGCGCGCCTTCCAGAAGCTCGGCGTGAAATCGATTCCCGCGCGGGTGATGAACTCGAGCGACGCCTCGGCCGCCACGCTGGCGATGATCGAGAACCTGCAGCGCGCCGACCTCAACCCGATCGAAGAAGCGCACGGCTACGCCAGTCTCATCCGCGATTTCGACCTCACGCAGGATGCCGCCGCCCAGCGCGTCGGCAAGGGCCGCGCCACGGTCGCCAATTCCCTGCGCCTGCTCGGCCTGGAGGCCGAGCTGCAGGGCTACGTGGGCAAGGGCATGCTCAGCGTCGGCCACGCCAAGGTGTTGCTCGGCGTCGAAGGCTCGGCCGAGCGCGCCGTGCTCGCCCGTCGCACCCTGGAGCAGGGGCTGAGCGTTCGCGCCCTCGAGGAACTCCTTCGCTCTCACGCCGGCGGCAAAACCGGCAAGAAGCGCCGCATGCCCGGGGCCACGGCCACTGCACTGGCCGACATCGAGAAAAAACTCACCTCGCACCTCGGCGCCCGCAGCTCGCTTAAGCACTCCGACAAGAACGGCCGCATCATCATCGAATACGCCGGCAACGACGACCTCGCCCGCGTGCTCGGCAAGATGGGACTGAACCTCTGA
- the fmt gene encoding methionyl-tRNA formyltransferase: MLKLVFMGSDAIALPALDWLVRSEVGQVVAVFTQPDRAMGRGQKVQPNAIKLWAEARGLPVHQPDKFDAAARAQLAACAPELTLVMAYGHILKQDAIDTPRLGTLNLHTSILPKYRGASPIQTATACGDRETGVTLMRMVLQLDAGPVADVERVTIAPLDTAAEVEAKLAQACVPLLARCLPAIAAGHQVFTPQDAAQATFCRRLEKADGVLDFTAPAAALAARINGLNPWPGSSVEINGQPVKLGLADALGQPETGPSASSQTPGTVLGHKDDGLLVATGQGVLRLCRLQRPGGKMLPAGEFLRGFPVAPGTLLLSRPMPALVAGQPFPYRKG; the protein is encoded by the coding sequence ATGCTTAAACTCGTCTTCATGGGCTCCGATGCCATCGCGCTGCCGGCGCTGGACTGGCTGGTCCGCAGCGAAGTGGGTCAGGTCGTGGCCGTATTCACGCAGCCGGACCGGGCGATGGGACGCGGGCAGAAGGTGCAGCCGAACGCGATCAAGCTCTGGGCCGAGGCCCGCGGCCTGCCGGTGCACCAGCCGGACAAATTCGATGCCGCTGCCCGCGCGCAACTCGCCGCCTGCGCACCCGAGCTGACACTCGTCATGGCCTACGGCCACATCCTCAAGCAGGACGCGATCGACACGCCGCGCCTCGGCACGCTCAACCTGCACACCTCGATCCTGCCGAAATACCGCGGCGCGTCACCGATCCAGACTGCCACGGCCTGCGGCGATCGCGAGACCGGCGTGACTCTCATGCGGATGGTGCTGCAACTCGACGCCGGCCCCGTGGCCGATGTCGAACGCGTGACCATCGCGCCGCTCGATACCGCTGCGGAGGTCGAGGCCAAACTGGCGCAGGCCTGCGTGCCGCTGCTCGCGCGTTGCCTCCCGGCCATCGCCGCCGGTCACCAGGTTTTCACCCCGCAGGATGCCGCCCAGGCGACCTTCTGCCGTCGCCTGGAAAAGGCCGACGGTGTGCTCGACTTTACCGCGCCGGCCGCCGCGCTCGCCGCGCGCATCAACGGCCTTAATCCTTGGCCCGGCTCTTCGGTCGAGATCAATGGCCAGCCGGTCAAACTCGGCCTGGCTGACGCATTGGGTCAGCCAGAGACCGGCCCGTCCGCGTCTAGCCAAACACCGGGCACAGTTCTCGGGCACAAGGACGACGGTTTGCTGGTCGCGACGGGGCAGGGGGTCCTGCGGTTGTGCCGGCTCCAGCGGCCGGGCGGGAAGATGCTCCCGGCGGGGGAATTTTTGCGCGGGTTCCCGGTTGCGCCGGGCACGCTGTTGCTGTCGCGACCGATGCCGGCGCTGGTCGCGGGGCAGCCGTTTCCCTATCGCAAGGGCTAG
- a CDS encoding LysM peptidoglycan-binding domain-containing protein yields MRAFTLRFGALMLFLAVGASAQMERAELASLRQDVMLLTQRVGELTMTVEQLTRENSALQDKANRSYATVEQLNKAIADVNRTLESELVDQKREILAQVAGQLEKLGKQTNAALDALAKSQATRPVVQTTFAEDFPKEGINYTVQSGDTLAVIARKNGAKLQDIINANKIADPTKIRVGQTLFIPLAK; encoded by the coding sequence ATGCGAGCTTTTACCCTGCGCTTCGGCGCCCTGATGCTGTTTCTCGCGGTCGGCGCGTCCGCCCAGATGGAGCGCGCGGAGCTGGCCTCTCTCCGCCAAGATGTCATGCTGCTCACCCAGCGCGTCGGTGAACTGACCATGACCGTCGAGCAGCTCACGCGTGAAAACAGCGCGTTGCAGGACAAGGCCAACCGGAGCTATGCCACGGTCGAGCAACTCAACAAGGCCATCGCCGACGTGAACCGCACGCTTGAATCCGAGCTGGTTGACCAGAAGCGCGAGATTCTGGCGCAGGTCGCCGGCCAGCTGGAAAAGCTGGGCAAGCAGACCAACGCCGCGCTCGACGCCCTCGCCAAGAGCCAAGCCACGCGCCCCGTCGTGCAGACCACGTTCGCGGAAGATTTTCCCAAGGAAGGCATCAATTACACCGTCCAGTCCGGTGACACGCTCGCAGTGATCGCCCGCAAGAACGGCGCCAAGCTCCAGGACATCATCAACGCCAACAAGATTGCCGACCCGACCAAGATTCGCGTCGGGCAGACGCTCTTCATTCCCCTCGCCAAATAA
- the der gene encoding ribosome biogenesis GTPase Der, with product MQNAPRTVAIVGRPNVGKSRLFNRLARKRISIVHDMPGVTRDVITAEVEDGGYTLLDTGGLGLTGSDTPARITKASEAQVGFAIEAASVILFVIDAREGVTGLDERIAQLLRKSRKHVLLVANKADRGQEKLADISEFYRLGFGEPFYISAEHGNGEAEVRNAVLEKLGPVQEETDEERARLHICFLGRPNVGKSSLSNRLLKSDRLIVSDVPGTTRDAVELDFSYTNKDGKPWLFRLVDTAGIRAAPKLSSSVEYFSRLRSLEAIHGSDVVFMVLDAMDGVTQQDKAIAGEIVKAQKPIVIVVNKWDLVHEAFRTHSPGMEKYKNARDFREKFEKAMFDQLFFTPGAPVMFVSALTGHEIDRMLRAARALDRRLDTKIPTARLNATLIKLADRTPPPAIGGQRFKIYYATQTSRRPFRIKVFCNQERTLTESYRRYLEAGLVKEFELDGCPIHFDLVGKKKVPIEQRLAYRKSKTGDGGTEEGGGEEMEFDPSMLDD from the coding sequence ATGCAGAATGCACCGCGCACCGTCGCCATCGTGGGCCGCCCCAATGTGGGCAAAAGCCGCCTGTTCAACCGGTTGGCCCGCAAGCGCATATCCATTGTTCACGACATGCCGGGTGTCACACGCGATGTCATCACGGCGGAGGTTGAGGACGGCGGCTACACGCTGCTCGACACGGGCGGTCTGGGCCTGACCGGCAGCGACACCCCGGCACGCATCACCAAGGCCTCCGAAGCGCAGGTTGGCTTCGCGATCGAGGCAGCCAGCGTGATTCTCTTTGTCATCGACGCCCGCGAGGGTGTGACCGGCCTCGACGAGCGCATCGCGCAACTCCTCCGCAAGAGCCGGAAGCATGTGCTGCTGGTCGCCAACAAGGCCGACCGCGGGCAGGAAAAGCTAGCCGACATCTCGGAGTTCTACCGGTTGGGCTTCGGCGAGCCGTTCTACATCTCCGCCGAGCACGGCAACGGCGAGGCCGAGGTGCGCAACGCGGTCCTGGAAAAGCTCGGACCGGTGCAGGAGGAAACCGACGAGGAGCGCGCCCGTCTGCACATCTGCTTCCTCGGCCGCCCCAACGTGGGCAAGTCATCCCTTAGCAACCGCCTGCTCAAGAGCGACCGCCTTATCGTCAGCGACGTGCCCGGCACCACGCGCGACGCGGTCGAACTCGACTTCAGCTACACCAACAAGGACGGCAAGCCGTGGCTGTTCCGCCTCGTGGACACGGCCGGCATCCGCGCCGCGCCCAAGCTGTCGTCGTCGGTCGAGTATTTTTCCCGCCTGCGCTCGCTCGAGGCCATCCACGGTTCCGACGTTGTGTTTATGGTGCTCGACGCGATGGACGGCGTCACCCAGCAGGACAAGGCCATCGCCGGCGAGATCGTTAAGGCGCAGAAACCGATCGTGATCGTGGTCAACAAGTGGGACCTCGTGCACGAGGCCTTCCGCACGCATTCGCCGGGCATGGAGAAATACAAGAACGCGCGCGATTTTCGCGAGAAGTTCGAGAAGGCGATGTTTGACCAGCTGTTCTTCACGCCCGGTGCGCCCGTGATGTTCGTGTCGGCGCTGACCGGCCATGAGATCGACCGCATGCTGCGCGCCGCCCGCGCGCTGGACCGCCGCCTCGACACCAAGATCCCGACCGCGCGGCTCAACGCCACGCTCATCAAGCTGGCGGACCGCACACCGCCGCCGGCGATCGGCGGCCAGCGCTTCAAGATCTACTACGCCACGCAGACCTCGCGCCGGCCGTTTCGCATCAAGGTGTTTTGCAACCAGGAGCGCACGCTCACCGAATCTTACCGCCGCTACCTCGAGGCGGGCCTCGTCAAGGAGTTCGAACTCGACGGCTGCCCGATCCACTTCGACCTCGTCGGCAAGAAGAAGGTGCCGATCGAGCAGCGCCTGGCCTACCGCAAGAGCAAGACCGGCGATGGCGGCACGGAGGAGGGCGGCGGCGAGGAGATGGAGTTTGATCCGAGCATGCTGGACGATTGA
- a CDS encoding response regulator, whose translation MNILIADDEARYRVMMGHLFEKWPEHQLTLAEDGNEAWTLLDDPKRWFDVVFLDLNMPKSGGLDVLRRLRESPLHKSVEPVICTASNDRETIKQAIALGVRHYIVKPWTEAQIADKLRQIAAKRAA comes from the coding sequence ATGAACATCCTTATCGCCGATGACGAAGCCCGCTACCGGGTCATGATGGGCCATTTGTTCGAGAAATGGCCCGAGCATCAGCTCACGCTCGCCGAAGACGGCAACGAAGCCTGGACCCTGCTTGACGATCCGAAGCGCTGGTTCGACGTGGTCTTTCTCGACCTGAACATGCCCAAGTCCGGCGGGCTCGACGTGCTCCGCCGCCTGCGCGAGTCGCCGCTGCACAAGTCGGTCGAGCCGGTCATCTGCACCGCCAGCAATGACCGCGAAACGATCAAGCAGGCCATCGCCCTTGGCGTGCGCCACTACATCGTGAAGCCCTGGACCGAGGCCCAGATCGCGGACAAGCTGCGCCAGATCGCCGCCAAACGCGCCGCATAG
- the ffh gene encoding signal recognition particle protein gives MFESLTEKLTGALRNLRGTGTLSEANMADALKEVRAALLSADVHFKVARDFIDRVQEQCVGQSVLKSVSPGQQVVKIIHDELVKLLGEGATELAAKRPLKVLMVGLHGSGKTTSTAKLGKLLKKKGARPFVVAGDVYRPAAIDQLEILAKQEELGFYCDRASKDVPGIGAKALESALAQNADVILFDTAGRLQIDHDLIEEVKKLKAAVQPDEVILVADGALGQEAVNVAKAFHDALTLTGLILTKLDGDTRGGAALSIKSVTGVPIKFIGTGEKTENFEIFHPDRLASRILGMGDVVSLVEKAQETIDQKEAERMAEKMRKADFNLEDFLAQMQQVKKMGSMQSILGMMPGMSGVQLPGDADRQMKRTEAIIQSMTVQERRKPSLLNGNRRIRIAKGAGVQVVEVNQLMKQFDQMQKMMKMMKGGNQKKLMRQMEQMRGRGGMPF, from the coding sequence ATGTTCGAATCACTCACCGAGAAACTGACCGGCGCACTGCGCAACCTGCGTGGCACCGGCACCCTGTCCGAAGCCAACATGGCCGACGCCCTCAAGGAGGTGCGCGCCGCCCTGCTCTCGGCCGATGTCCATTTCAAGGTCGCCCGCGACTTCATCGACCGCGTCCAAGAGCAGTGCGTTGGCCAGAGCGTGCTGAAATCCGTGTCGCCCGGTCAGCAGGTCGTGAAGATCATCCACGACGAGTTGGTGAAGCTCCTCGGTGAAGGTGCGACCGAACTCGCCGCTAAGCGTCCGCTGAAAGTGCTCATGGTTGGTCTGCACGGCTCGGGCAAGACGACCTCCACCGCCAAGCTCGGCAAGCTGCTCAAGAAAAAGGGCGCCCGGCCCTTCGTCGTGGCCGGCGACGTCTATCGCCCTGCCGCCATCGACCAACTCGAGATTCTCGCGAAGCAGGAGGAACTGGGCTTCTACTGCGACCGGGCCTCCAAGGACGTCCCCGGCATCGGCGCGAAGGCCCTCGAGTCCGCCCTCGCGCAGAACGCCGACGTCATCCTCTTCGACACCGCCGGGCGCCTGCAGATCGACCACGACCTCATCGAGGAGGTGAAGAAGCTCAAGGCGGCCGTGCAGCCCGACGAGGTCATCCTCGTGGCCGACGGCGCGCTCGGCCAGGAGGCGGTGAACGTCGCCAAGGCCTTCCACGACGCCCTCACGCTCACCGGCCTCATCCTCACCAAGCTCGACGGCGACACCCGTGGCGGCGCGGCGCTCTCGATCAAGTCCGTCACCGGCGTGCCCATCAAATTCATCGGCACCGGCGAGAAGACGGAGAACTTCGAGATCTTCCACCCCGACCGCCTCGCCTCGCGCATCCTCGGCATGGGCGACGTCGTGTCGCTCGTCGAGAAGGCGCAGGAGACCATCGATCAGAAGGAAGCCGAGCGCATGGCCGAGAAAATGCGCAAGGCGGACTTCAATCTGGAGGACTTCCTCGCGCAGATGCAGCAAGTGAAGAAGATGGGCTCGATGCAGTCCATCCTCGGCATGATGCCCGGCATGAGCGGCGTGCAGCTGCCCGGCGACGCCGACCGCCAGATGAAGCGCACCGAGGCCATCATCCAGTCAATGACCGTGCAGGAGCGCCGGAAACCTTCGCTGCTCAACGGCAACCGCCGCATCCGCATCGCCAAGGGCGCCGGCGTGCAGGTCGTCGAGGTCAACCAGCTCATGAAGCAGTTCGACCAGATGCAGAAGATGATGAAAATGATGAAGGGCGGAAACCAGAAGAAGCTCATGCGCCAGATGGAACAGATGCGCGGCCGCGGCGGCATGCCGTTCTGA
- a CDS encoding Gfo/Idh/MocA family protein — protein sequence MSSPLGFAVVGTGMIAGYHAQAIAQTPGAKLVGVVSRSADRGVAFAAKHGIPVITATVEEMVARADVQVLNVTTPSGAHLNPALTAIRAGKHVVVEKPLEITPARCDQIIAAAEQQGVKVAAIFQGRFGAGAQKVKAAVEAGRLGRLVLASAYVKWHRTVEYYKTAWKGTWELDGGGALMNQAIHGVDLLQWLAGLPSEVSGRFTRRVHTGIQADDTTVATLRYPDGALGTIEASTALWPGWSRRIELCGEKGSICLEDDFIARWDFSTAEPGDDAIRHAKRDDVLGSGSSVPGGIAITGHLRQIGDLVEAVRDNRPPAIGAREGRRAVALVHAIYESAKSGQVVKV from the coding sequence ATGTCTTCTCCTCTCGGATTTGCAGTCGTCGGCACGGGCATGATCGCCGGCTACCATGCGCAGGCCATCGCCCAGACCCCCGGCGCCAAGCTCGTTGGCGTGGTCAGCCGCTCCGCGGATCGCGGCGTCGCCTTTGCGGCCAAGCACGGCATCCCGGTCATCACCGCCACGGTCGAGGAGATGGTCGCCCGCGCCGATGTCCAGGTGCTCAACGTCACCACCCCGAGCGGCGCGCATCTCAATCCCGCGCTGACTGCCATTCGCGCTGGCAAGCATGTGGTCGTCGAGAAACCGCTCGAGATCACGCCCGCCCGGTGCGACCAAATCATCGCCGCCGCCGAGCAGCAGGGTGTGAAGGTCGCCGCCATCTTCCAAGGTCGTTTCGGCGCCGGCGCGCAGAAGGTCAAGGCCGCCGTCGAAGCCGGCCGCCTGGGCCGCCTGGTTCTCGCCAGCGCTTACGTGAAGTGGCACCGCACCGTCGAATACTACAAGACCGCCTGGAAGGGCACCTGGGAACTCGACGGCGGCGGCGCACTGATGAACCAGGCCATCCACGGCGTGGACCTGCTCCAGTGGCTGGCCGGTCTGCCGTCCGAGGTGTCCGGACGCTTCACCCGCCGCGTCCATACCGGCATCCAGGCCGATGACACCACCGTGGCCACGCTCCGGTATCCCGACGGCGCCCTTGGCACCATCGAGGCCAGCACGGCACTCTGGCCCGGCTGGTCGCGGCGCATCGAACTTTGCGGCGAGAAAGGCTCCATCTGCCTGGAGGATGACTTCATCGCCCGTTGGGATTTTTCCACAGCCGAGCCCGGTGACGACGCCATCCGCCACGCCAAGCGTGACGACGTGCTCGGTTCTGGTTCTTCCGTTCCCGGAGGCATCGCCATCACCGGTCACCTGCGGCAGATCGGCGATCTCGTCGAAGCTGTGCGCGATAACCGTCCGCCCGCCATCGGCGCGCGCGAAGGCCGCAGGGCGGTCGCGCTCGTCCACGCCATTTACGAATCGGCCAAGAGCGGCCAGGTGGTTAAAGTATGA
- a CDS encoding iron chaperone — protein MAPPKASARPKTVIEYLAAADNRARPRLRELRKIVRTAAPGAVESLKWGMPAHSYKRILVMYAAFKNHVSLFPGTPSIRAFKQELAKHDGSGSTVRFPLDQPVPATLIRRLVKHRVTESVEKDGKWRTEP, from the coding sequence ATGGCTCCCCCCAAAGCCTCCGCCCGCCCCAAGACTGTGATCGAGTATCTTGCTGCCGCCGACAATCGTGCCCGCCCCCGCCTGCGGGAACTCCGCAAAATCGTGCGCACCGCCGCGCCGGGGGCCGTCGAATCTCTCAAATGGGGCATGCCGGCTCATTCGTATAAGCGTATTCTGGTTATGTATGCCGCCTTCAAGAATCACGTCAGTCTCTTCCCGGGCACACCCAGCATCCGCGCCTTTAAGCAGGAACTGGCCAAGCACGATGGCTCCGGCTCGACCGTGCGTTTCCCGCTCGACCAGCCCGTGCCCGCCACCCTCATTCGACGCCTCGTGAAACATCGCGTCACGGAAAGCGTCGAGAAGGACGGCAAATGGCGGACTGAGCCCTGA
- a CDS encoding MBL fold metallo-hydrolase, giving the protein MKLIDLNGDGGIGANSLYIQLGDFHLVIDSGLHPKKSGRDAAPNLRPLQGVKLDLIIITHCHLDHIGSLPLLLRNQPDVPVIMTQPSRMLIERMLHNSVNVMVREREEKGTADYPLFTHEEIDRIAPRLYGHPYNHAKKFSGAKDDIEFILHPAGHIPGAAGVEIHHKNRRLFITGDVLFNVQRILAGAMFPKAKFDTLVMETTRGVTERAAEKTRSFEMIRLVETINATIERGGSVLIPVFALGRMQEIMAILHDARKFNKLVDAPIFASGLGMDIADLFDQIAKKTGAVHFTRTILKDLQVRKTPRDIKAGKEPPQQGIYVVSSGMMVEKTPSYTLASALAASPKHSICFVGYCDPETVGGALLAAEKGEPFLFADANVKVKLRCQIERFELSGHADREELLDYAVQSHPRSIVLTHGDPPARAWFAEQLKEKLPKAKVLDPVPLQTYTV; this is encoded by the coding sequence ATGAAGCTCATCGATCTCAACGGCGACGGCGGCATCGGCGCGAATTCGCTCTATATCCAGCTCGGCGACTTCCACCTCGTCATCGACAGCGGCCTGCACCCCAAGAAATCCGGCCGCGACGCCGCCCCGAACCTCCGCCCGCTCCAGGGCGTGAAGCTCGACCTGATCATCATCACGCACTGTCACCTCGACCACATCGGCTCACTCCCGTTGCTCCTGCGCAACCAGCCCGATGTGCCGGTGATCATGACCCAGCCCAGCCGCATGCTCATCGAGCGCATGCTGCACAATTCCGTCAACGTGATGGTCCGCGAGCGCGAGGAGAAGGGCACGGCCGATTACCCGCTGTTCACGCACGAGGAAATCGACCGGATCGCCCCACGTCTCTACGGTCACCCCTACAACCACGCCAAGAAGTTCTCGGGCGCCAAGGACGACATCGAGTTCATCCTCCACCCCGCCGGCCATATCCCCGGCGCCGCCGGCGTCGAGATCCACCATAAGAACCGCCGACTCTTTATCACCGGCGACGTGCTCTTCAACGTCCAACGCATCCTCGCCGGCGCCATGTTCCCCAAGGCGAAATTTGACACGCTTGTCATGGAGACCACGCGCGGTGTCACGGAGCGTGCCGCCGAAAAGACCCGCTCCTTCGAGATGATCCGACTCGTGGAGACAATCAATGCCACGATCGAGCGGGGCGGCTCCGTGCTCATCCCGGTCTTCGCCCTCGGCCGCATGCAGGAGATCATGGCCATCCTCCACGATGCCCGAAAATTCAACAAGCTGGTGGACGCGCCGATTTTCGCCTCCGGCCTCGGCATGGACATCGCCGACCTCTTCGATCAGATCGCCAAGAAGACCGGCGCCGTCCACTTCACCCGCACGATTCTCAAGGACCTCCAAGTCCGCAAGACGCCCCGTGACATCAAGGCCGGCAAGGAGCCGCCCCAGCAGGGCATCTACGTCGTCAGCTCCGGCATGATGGTCGAGAAGACGCCCTCCTACACCCTCGCCTCCGCCCTCGCCGCCTCGCCGAAGCACAGCATCTGCTTCGTCGGCTACTGCGACCCCGAGACCGTCGGCGGCGCGCTCCTCGCCGCCGAGAAAGGCGAGCCCTTCCTCTTCGCCGACGCCAACGTGAAGGTGAAGCTCCGCTGCCAGATCGAACGCTTCGAGCTCTCCGGCCACGCCGACCGCGAGGAACTCCTCGACTACGCCGTCCAGAGCCACCCCCGCTCGATCGTCCTCACCCACGGCGACCCGCCCGCCCGCGCATGGTTTGCCGAGCAGCTCAAGGAGAAGCTCCCGAAAGCCAAGGTGCTCGATCCGGTGCCGCTGCAGACATATACGGTTTAA
- a CDS encoding Gfo/Idh/MocA family protein has translation MKSLSTLPRREFLKNSALAATGLFALPSLFSASLGTRPRRPGPADRINLGVIGFGTQAHACVPTFLGDPRLQVVAVADPVRDLPNYGYKGELRGGRLVGQKVVEAHYAEWKDSGTFKGCRIYEDFREMLDREDLDAVYVSTPDHWHCAAALHAIKRGLHVYGQKPLSLTVAEGRRMAQAVAESGVTFQTGSQQRSSVHFRTACEFIRNGRIGRVQQVKIGFSGGHTNWSGLANRNKPEPVPAELNYDLWLGPAPERPYTPALLQLNWRHNWDYSGGFVTDWGAHHLDILQWALCEDAGGPVRIENVKATLPDPAAVYNTPTAFAFDVVYANGVRANVSDSHRNGLHFTGEDGRAIFVGRGVLEMTPKELARKKIEPGEIHLPVSGLHEKDFVDHIYDGGTPIAPVEIGHRSITIAHLANIAIRLGREKLQWDPAKELIIGDPAASAMLSRPSRKGFEV, from the coding sequence ATGAAGTCACTGTCCACTCTCCCCCGGCGCGAATTCCTCAAGAACTCCGCGCTCGCTGCCACCGGTTTGTTTGCCCTGCCTTCGCTGTTTTCCGCCAGCCTCGGCACCCGCCCTCGCCGGCCGGGGCCGGCTGACCGAATCAACCTTGGCGTGATCGGCTTCGGCACTCAGGCCCATGCCTGTGTGCCGACCTTCCTGGGCGATCCGCGGCTGCAGGTCGTGGCGGTGGCCGACCCGGTGAGGGACCTGCCGAACTACGGCTACAAGGGCGAACTGCGCGGCGGCCGACTCGTTGGTCAAAAGGTCGTGGAGGCGCATTACGCCGAGTGGAAGGACTCCGGCACCTTCAAGGGCTGCCGTATCTATGAGGATTTCCGCGAAATGCTGGACCGCGAGGACCTCGACGCCGTCTATGTGAGCACGCCCGATCACTGGCACTGCGCGGCGGCGCTCCACGCGATCAAGCGCGGCCTGCATGTTTACGGACAGAAACCGCTGTCGCTGACCGTGGCCGAGGGCCGGCGCATGGCGCAGGCGGTGGCCGAGTCGGGCGTCACGTTCCAAACCGGCTCCCAACAGCGCAGCTCCGTGCATTTCCGCACCGCCTGCGAGTTCATCCGCAACGGCCGCATCGGCCGGGTCCAACAAGTGAAGATCGGCTTCAGCGGCGGCCACACCAACTGGTCGGGCCTCGCCAACCGGAACAAGCCCGAACCCGTGCCGGCCGAGCTGAACTACGACCTGTGGCTCGGGCCCGCACCCGAACGACCCTACACGCCTGCCCTGCTCCAGCTCAACTGGCGCCACAACTGGGACTACTCGGGCGGCTTCGTGACCGACTGGGGCGCGCACCACCTCGACATTCTGCAATGGGCGCTATGCGAGGATGCCGGCGGCCCGGTTCGGATCGAGAACGTGAAGGCTACCCTGCCTGACCCGGCGGCGGTTTACAACACGCCGACCGCGTTCGCCTTTGACGTGGTCTATGCCAACGGGGTGCGCGCGAACGTCTCGGACTCCCACCGCAACGGCCTCCACTTCACGGGCGAGGACGGGCGCGCGATCTTCGTGGGCCGCGGCGTGCTGGAGATGACCCCCAAGGAACTCGCGCGGAAGAAAATTGAGCCCGGTGAAATCCACCTGCCCGTGAGCGGACTCCACGAAAAAGATTTCGTGGACCACATCTACGACGGCGGCACCCCCATCGCACCCGTCGAGATCGGCCATCGCTCCATCACCATCGCCCACCTCGCCAACATCGCGATCCGTCTCGGCCGCGAGAAACTCCAGTGGGACCCGGCGAAGGAACTGATCATCGGCGACCCAGCCGCGAGCGCGATGCTGTCCCGGCCCTCGCGCAAGGGATTCGAGGTGTGA